One genomic window of Halovivax cerinus includes the following:
- a CDS encoding DUF4350 domain-containing protein codes for MSSRDRDPSDDPVATGVVGRLVRGDVAWPRVLLGAVLVALVVALLALGATSTSAFGIYNPAWDGTSEFRQSVAAEEGTDLTVVRDAAAYDSLDPDETVAFVSAPDESYTGDDAARVREFVETGGTLVVSENFASPGNDLLSAVGAESRVDGRLLRDERAYANGPAMPIATNVTDSAATGGASQLSLNYATAVDPGSNATVLARTSPYAYLGDADANLSAVELDSYPVAAVESVGEGSVVTVGDPSIAINAMIDEPDNRAFLTGLSDDADTVVVDVSHAERLPPLRAAVLTIRASPALGLGLGLVGIAAIAGAATRRPWLWLRSRLPSRRRPSADAADRALSAVGDEEAIAAARAEALRERHPDWDAERVQRVITALNRTRRNERDDE; via the coding sequence GTGAGTTCCCGGGATCGGGACCCGTCGGACGACCCGGTCGCGACGGGCGTCGTCGGTCGCCTCGTCCGCGGCGACGTGGCCTGGCCCCGCGTGCTACTCGGGGCGGTACTCGTCGCCCTGGTCGTCGCCCTGCTCGCCCTCGGGGCGACGTCGACGTCTGCGTTCGGCATCTACAATCCCGCCTGGGACGGTACGTCGGAGTTCCGCCAGTCGGTCGCGGCCGAGGAGGGGACGGACCTCACGGTCGTCCGGGACGCAGCGGCGTACGACTCGCTCGACCCCGACGAGACGGTGGCGTTCGTGTCGGCGCCCGACGAATCCTATACAGGCGACGACGCGGCGCGCGTCCGCGAGTTCGTCGAGACCGGCGGCACGCTGGTCGTCTCCGAGAACTTCGCGTCGCCCGGGAACGACCTGCTCTCTGCCGTCGGAGCGGAGAGCCGCGTCGACGGCCGGCTCCTCCGCGACGAGCGTGCGTACGCGAACGGCCCGGCGATGCCGATCGCCACGAACGTGACCGATTCGGCGGCGACCGGCGGGGCCTCGCAGCTCTCGCTCAACTACGCGACGGCCGTCGACCCGGGCTCGAACGCGACCGTCCTCGCGCGAACGAGTCCGTACGCGTACCTGGGCGACGCGGACGCGAACCTCTCGGCCGTCGAACTGGACTCCTACCCCGTCGCGGCCGTCGAGTCGGTCGGCGAGGGATCGGTGGTGACCGTCGGCGACCCCAGCATCGCGATCAACGCCATGATCGACGAACCCGACAACCGGGCGTTCCTCACGGGACTCTCCGACGATGCCGACACCGTGGTCGTCGACGTCTCGCACGCCGAACGCCTGCCGCCGCTTCGGGCGGCCGTCCTGACGATCCGGGCGTCGCCTGCCCTCGGTCTCGGCCTCGGCCTCGTCGGTATCGCGGCGATCGCCGGCGCGGCCACCCGCCGCCCCTGGCTGTGGCTTCGCTCGCGTCTCCCGTCCCGCCGGCGTCCGTCCGCAGACGCCGCAGACCGTGCGCTCTCTGCGGTCGGCGACGAGGAGGCGATCGCGGCCGCCCGCGCCGAGGCCCTCCGCGAGCGCCACCCCGACTGGGACGCCGAGCGCGTCCAGCGCGTCATAACAGCGCTTAACCGGACCCGGCGGAATGAGAGAGACGATGAGTGA
- a CDS encoding DUF5518 domain-containing protein encodes MVSDSHAPAGAPAHEYDFGTGVNALFGGVVGIFLSFVPGSPLLGGAVAGYLELGESSDALTVGAIAGLVMLVPIALFGLFVTVILLGFAPGESVLVFGGFLLVALTITAVYTVGLSIVGALLGQYVAQEM; translated from the coding sequence ATGGTCTCCGACTCGCACGCGCCGGCGGGCGCTCCCGCCCACGAGTACGACTTCGGTACCGGCGTAAACGCGCTGTTCGGCGGCGTCGTCGGTATCTTCCTCTCGTTCGTCCCCGGGTCGCCGCTGCTGGGTGGTGCGGTCGCCGGCTACCTGGAACTCGGTGAGAGCAGCGACGCACTGACGGTCGGTGCCATCGCCGGGCTCGTCATGCTCGTGCCGATAGCCCTCTTCGGACTGTTCGTCACGGTGATTCTGCTAGGCTTCGCGCCGGGGGAGTCGGTGCTGGTCTTCGGCGGCTTCCTCTTGGTCGCGCTGACGATCACCGCCGTCTACACCGTCGGGTTGAGCATCGTCGGCGCCCTCCTCGGCCAATACGTCGCGCAGGAGATGTGA
- a CDS encoding AAA family ATPase has translation MSEPATAAADADPRAVQRAIREEADRVLIGADDPLELLTIALLTRGHVLIEGVPGVAKTTMANVFARASGLEYTRIQMTPDILPADVTGTNVYREPTGEFELQRGPVFSNLVVADEINRATPKTQSALLEAMQERRVTIEGETLSLPSPFMVVATQNPIEMEGVFALPEAQRDRFTFKLTVDVPERADERAIVDRFDADPDLGPGATEQVVDPGAIEAARSVAAETHLSDPVKSYLLDLVAASRDHPDVAHGGSPRATLAFVDGAKARAALKGREYVIPDDVKALAQPILVHRLVLATDAELSGVGADAIVAEIVDDVTPPDLDREAFAADA, from the coding sequence ATGAGTGAACCCGCGACGGCGGCCGCCGACGCCGACCCCCGGGCCGTACAGAGGGCGATCCGCGAGGAGGCCGATCGCGTGTTGATCGGCGCGGACGACCCCCTCGAGTTGCTGACGATCGCGCTCCTGACGCGCGGACACGTCCTGATCGAGGGCGTCCCCGGCGTGGCCAAGACCACGATGGCGAACGTCTTCGCCCGCGCGTCCGGCCTCGAGTACACGCGCATCCAGATGACGCCGGACATCCTCCCGGCGGACGTCACGGGCACCAACGTCTACCGCGAACCGACGGGCGAGTTCGAACTCCAGCGTGGTCCCGTCTTCTCCAACCTGGTCGTCGCCGACGAGATCAACCGCGCGACGCCGAAGACGCAGTCGGCACTGCTGGAGGCGATGCAGGAGCGCCGCGTGACGATCGAGGGCGAGACGCTCTCGCTGCCGTCACCGTTCATGGTCGTCGCGACGCAGAACCCGATCGAGATGGAGGGCGTCTTCGCACTTCCCGAAGCGCAGCGCGACCGCTTTACCTTCAAACTCACCGTCGACGTCCCCGAGCGCGCGGACGAACGCGCGATCGTCGACCGGTTCGACGCCGATCCCGACCTCGGTCCCGGAGCGACCGAGCAGGTCGTCGACCCAGGGGCGATCGAAGCCGCACGGTCGGTCGCCGCCGAGACGCACCTCTCCGATCCGGTCAAGTCCTACCTCCTCGACCTGGTCGCAGCGAGTCGCGACCACCCAGACGTCGCCCACGGTGGCTCGCCCCGGGCGACGCTCGCGTTCGTCGACGGGGCGAAGGCGCGCGCTGCCCTCAAGGGGCGCGAGTACGTCATCCCGGACGACGTGAAGGCTCTCGCCCAGCCCATCCTCGTCCACCGGCTCGTCCTCGCGACCGACGCGGAACTCTCCGGCGTGGGTGCCGACGCGATCGTCGCCGAGATCGTCGACGACGTCACGCCACCGGACTTAGACCGCGAGGCGTTCGCCGCGGACGCGTAG
- a CDS encoding zinc ribbon domain-containing protein, producing the protein MAAPGTADTSIAIEAAGAYAPRFRITADAFREAWGQFQAAGVSETAVPAADEDALTMGYEAATRALGAGDLDGTDVSWLGFATTTPPIEEGDLTARLGTMVGLPDDATRQFFGGSTRAGTRALWAAMDAVAAGGGRALVVAADAPQGEPDDAIDHAAGAGAAAFVVAADGPAAIVDRAEYAAPYPGTRFRERGAETTDGLGVTTYDRQAFRETVGGAVDGLEIASGGDDAAADADGDAASGAETATTYAAAAIQAPDGKLPYRVADAAGVSTDTIQTAATVHDLGDLGAASVPVSLASALADGHESILAVSHGSGAGADALAIDADGDVPTELALAGDDPLSYAEYLRQRGVVTSGPPSGGGAYVSVPTWRRSIPQRYRLEAGRCRECGAVSFPPSGACRDCGARAGYDRFELPGTGTVEAVTTISQGGAPPEFAEEQARSGDYAAAIVALDVGDGVDPGDGGDANGTPASATDGFETVSVPAMGTEAEPGAFTVGDRVETTIRRIYTQEGVTRYGFKVRPATE; encoded by the coding sequence ATGGCGGCACCCGGAACGGCCGATACGTCGATCGCCATCGAAGCCGCCGGCGCCTACGCGCCCCGATTCCGGATCACGGCCGACGCGTTTCGCGAGGCCTGGGGCCAGTTCCAGGCCGCCGGCGTCTCCGAGACGGCGGTCCCCGCGGCCGACGAGGACGCCCTGACGATGGGGTACGAGGCCGCTACCCGCGCGCTCGGCGCCGGGGACCTCGACGGAACCGACGTCTCCTGGCTCGGCTTCGCGACGACGACCCCGCCGATCGAGGAGGGCGACCTGACGGCCCGACTGGGTACGATGGTCGGCCTCCCGGACGACGCGACTCGGCAGTTCTTCGGCGGGAGCACCCGGGCCGGCACTCGCGCCCTCTGGGCCGCGATGGATGCCGTCGCGGCGGGCGGCGGGCGTGCACTGGTCGTCGCGGCCGACGCGCCGCAGGGCGAGCCGGACGACGCGATCGACCACGCCGCCGGCGCGGGCGCCGCGGCGTTCGTCGTCGCCGCCGACGGGCCCGCCGCGATCGTCGACCGCGCCGAGTACGCCGCCCCCTATCCGGGGACGCGATTCCGCGAACGCGGCGCGGAGACGACCGACGGCCTCGGCGTCACGACGTACGACCGGCAGGCGTTTCGTGAGACGGTCGGCGGGGCGGTGGACGGGCTCGAGATAGCCTCGGGCGGTGACGACGCCGCGGCGGACGCGGATGGCGACGCCGCGTCGGGCGCCGAGACGGCCACGACGTACGCCGCCGCCGCGATCCAGGCACCCGACGGCAAACTCCCCTACCGCGTGGCCGACGCGGCGGGCGTGAGTACGGACACGATCCAGACGGCCGCGACGGTCCACGACCTCGGCGACCTCGGGGCCGCGAGCGTCCCGGTCTCACTGGCGAGCGCGCTCGCCGACGGCCACGAGTCGATCCTCGCGGTCTCGCACGGGAGCGGCGCCGGCGCGGACGCCCTCGCGATCGACGCCGACGGGGACGTTCCGACCGAACTCGCGCTCGCCGGCGACGACCCACTCTCGTACGCCGAGTACCTCCGCCAGCGCGGGGTCGTTACCTCGGGCCCGCCGTCGGGCGGCGGCGCGTACGTCAGCGTGCCCACCTGGCGACGATCGATCCCCCAGCGGTACCGCCTCGAAGCCGGCCGCTGCCGCGAGTGCGGGGCGGTGTCGTTCCCGCCGTCGGGCGCCTGCCGTGACTGCGGTGCCCGCGCCGGGTACGATCGGTTCGAACTCCCTGGAACGGGCACCGTCGAGGCCGTGACGACGATATCACAGGGCGGCGCCCCGCCCGAATTCGCCGAGGAACAGGCGCGCTCGGGCGACTACGCCGCCGCCATCGTCGCGCTGGACGTGGGTGACGGGGTCGACCCGGGCGACGGAGGCGACGCGAACGGAACGCCGGCGTCCGCGACCGATGGGTTCGAAACGGTCAGCGTGCCGGCGATGGGTACCGAGGCGGAGCCGGGCGCGTTCACCGTCGGCGACCGCGTCGAGACGACGATCCGCCGTATCTACACGCAGGAAGGCGTCACCCGGTACGGGTTCAAGGTGAGACCCGCGACGGAGTGA
- a CDS encoding ABC transporter ATP-binding protein, with product MHGEASASSGDPLVDATAVSRTYTRDRRSLASILPWREAPPRPTVRALQSVSLSISRGEVVGVAGPSGSGKSTLLEIVAGLRLPDAGSVVVDGISLADLSPRERARHRLRRVGFVFQDFRLLESYSAQTNVAIPLVELGVARRDRRERARSLLSDVGLGDRTDHRPGALSGGERQRVAIARALVTEPAIVVADEPTGELDVESGRRVRAILREVAADRAVVIASHDRETLADCDRVVRLRDGRRVDDAEQPPAGPEGEPAPARTSAETGDSGGA from the coding sequence ATGCACGGTGAAGCGAGCGCGTCGTCGGGCGACCCGCTCGTCGACGCCACGGCCGTCAGCCGGACCTACACGCGCGACCGGCGCTCGCTCGCGTCGATCCTCCCGTGGCGCGAGGCGCCGCCACGGCCGACGGTTCGCGCGCTACAGTCCGTCTCCCTGTCGATCTCTCGAGGGGAGGTGGTCGGTGTCGCCGGCCCGAGCGGCAGCGGCAAGTCGACGCTGCTCGAGATCGTCGCCGGCCTCCGGCTCCCCGACGCGGGTTCGGTCGTCGTCGACGGGATCTCCCTGGCGGACCTGTCCCCCCGTGAGCGCGCCCGTCACCGGTTGCGACGGGTCGGCTTCGTCTTTCAGGACTTTCGACTGCTCGAGTCGTACTCGGCACAGACGAACGTGGCGATACCGCTCGTCGAACTCGGCGTGGCGCGACGCGACCGACGCGAACGGGCGCGGTCGCTCCTCTCCGACGTCGGACTCGGGGATCGGACCGACCACCGACCCGGCGCGCTCTCCGGGGGCGAACGCCAGCGGGTCGCGATCGCCCGCGCGCTCGTCACCGAACCCGCGATCGTCGTCGCCGACGAACCGACCGGCGAACTCGACGTGGAATCGGGTCGACGCGTCCGCGCGATCCTGCGCGAGGTCGCCGCGGATCGCGCCGTCGTAATCGCCTCGCACGACCGCGAGACGCTGGCCGACTGCGATCGCGTCGTCCGATTGCGCGATGGCCGCCGCGTCGACGACGCGGAGCAGCCGCCGGCCGGTCCGGAGGGAGAGCCGGCGCCGGCCCGCACGTCCGCGGAGACCGGTGATTCGGGGGGCGCCTGA
- a CDS encoding FtsX-like permease family protein has protein sequence MDRPDRRGRLRRTVGWLGLVGTRFRTRATATAPGRIGASVAGVAVAVGLLLVVTGLALGMVAPASGFGGDEYWITPETDADSPLVSAGDPQFGSATEATERIRGMDGVESVSPVLIDHLVVETVRGERTRVIVVGVDPEADIDVYGLSPSAIDSPSDVVVSAGTASTLDVEPDDSLALADYDRTVTVAGVDEGSGPAVAAPTLLVDLATLQSLTGADEHDAADRFVVEGSSGIESDLATVYDRSTVSTGSGLAADRLFAADLPLALSLAALLVSVLVGTLFVAVVTAMEVAADREVLATLSAIGIPRRRRIGLYAGQSMLVSLSGGVVGAALGLGGIALANRASSALVEVTGPIVAHPLLVPYGLGASFVVGVVSIPVVWVTVHRVEAEVRPSG, from the coding sequence ATGGATCGGCCGGACCGACGTGGTCGCCTCCGACGAACCGTCGGCTGGCTCGGACTCGTCGGCACGCGATTCAGGACGCGGGCGACCGCGACCGCCCCGGGACGCATCGGCGCCAGCGTCGCGGGAGTGGCCGTCGCAGTGGGCCTGTTGCTCGTCGTCACCGGGCTCGCGCTGGGCATGGTCGCCCCGGCGTCCGGATTCGGCGGTGACGAGTACTGGATCACCCCCGAGACCGACGCCGACTCGCCGCTCGTGAGCGCGGGCGACCCGCAGTTCGGCAGCGCCACCGAGGCCACAGAGCGCATCCGGGGGATGGACGGTGTCGAGTCAGTCTCCCCGGTCCTGATCGACCACCTCGTGGTCGAGACGGTCAGGGGCGAGCGCACCCGTGTCATCGTCGTCGGCGTCGATCCGGAGGCCGACATCGACGTCTACGGCCTCTCCCCGTCCGCGATCGACTCGCCGTCCGACGTCGTCGTCTCGGCGGGCACCGCGTCCACGCTCGACGTCGAGCCCGACGACTCGCTCGCGCTCGCCGATTACGACCGGACCGTCACCGTCGCCGGCGTCGACGAAGGATCCGGCCCGGCCGTCGCCGCGCCGACACTGCTCGTCGACCTCGCGACGCTCCAGTCGCTCACCGGCGCCGACGAACACGACGCCGCCGATCGGTTCGTCGTCGAGGGGTCGAGCGGCATCGAGTCCGACCTGGCGACGGTCTACGACCGCTCGACCGTCTCCACCGGCTCCGGGCTGGCCGCCGATCGCCTGTTCGCCGCCGACCTCCCGCTCGCGTTGTCGCTCGCCGCGCTCCTGGTCAGCGTCCTTGTCGGAACGCTCTTCGTGGCCGTCGTGACTGCGATGGAGGTGGCCGCCGACCGCGAGGTGCTCGCGACGCTGTCGGCGATCGGCATCCCTCGGCGGCGCCGAATCGGCCTCTACGCCGGCCAGTCGATGCTCGTGTCGCTCTCCGGGGGTGTCGTCGGTGCCGCTCTCGGTCTCGGCGGAATCGCACTGGCGAATCGGGCGTCGTCCGCACTCGTCGAGGTGACCGGCCCCATCGTCGCCCACCCGCTACTCGTCCCGTACGGACTCGGTGCGTCGTTCGTCGTCGGCGTCGTCTCGATCCCGGTCGTCTGGGTGACCGTCCACCGCGTCGAAGCGGAGGTGCGTCCCAGTGGCTGA
- a CDS encoding CARDB domain-containing protein translates to MVRIVLAIAALLVMAPIAGVAGAVTAPAAAGDVGPQGAQSSDIIDTPTENISVWEHTPFTLRADAEAGATTVDNQQLRVQPHGSEQGTQLDYPKLAVYDNESAIPIAFNGSSTHDISQFENKNATVVFGKFTGDSDTNTSALPSTMSAFETFLSSNGIDELNGNVTFAEGGSPTITDTGFSGEFTPAEDGPFGDGVGQYVVFAAVNETSDTAPEMVTDENLTPSGDTVIVGAEALTVQDTNSETTHVDGSEPGDDVTFDADAMVGADGSVHHTIALYHEETFAQSGTLINLTAPLDADFSTDDVSVEPELSGVNGNVTLQNVDWLEGASASTTGSSTDVVSYLGAQSDAAATEEGTLLDGAAVTKVAGNVSEELTVETRGNWTEGDYRWIHVAGTDGGELATDTGTVTIEESGGGGGIPPAPPGGGGDADISLTDTGVSTTSADLGESYEITATYENTGDASGSHVAELTRDGSTVETKVVSLDAGETTTVTFSDSRDSAGTYDYAVDGTSAGSVVVGGEASFAVSDAAVSDTDVDVGDTVTVTATVENTGATDGTYTAELRVDGSVEDTTEITLGAGESGTVTFEYAFADTGTYDVSVGDASAGTVEVSEAGGDGIPGFGPLAALVAMAATLAVARRRAN, encoded by the coding sequence ATGGTACGGATCGTACTCGCGATTGCGGCACTTCTTGTCATGGCCCCCATCGCCGGCGTGGCGGGTGCTGTCACGGCCCCCGCGGCGGCGGGCGACGTGGGTCCCCAGGGGGCACAATCTTCAGATATCATCGACACACCGACCGAGAACATCAGCGTGTGGGAACATACGCCATTCACGCTGCGCGCCGACGCGGAGGCCGGCGCGACGACGGTGGATAACCAACAATTACGGGTCCAACCCCACGGCAGCGAACAAGGGACCCAGCTCGACTACCCGAAACTCGCCGTCTACGACAACGAATCGGCGATCCCGATTGCGTTCAACGGATCGTCGACTCACGACATCTCACAGTTCGAGAATAAAAACGCGACCGTCGTCTTCGGCAAGTTCACCGGCGATTCGGACACGAACACGTCTGCCCTGCCGTCGACGATGTCAGCGTTCGAGACGTTCCTCAGTTCGAACGGTATCGACGAACTGAACGGTAACGTCACGTTCGCCGAAGGGGGATCACCCACGATTACTGACACCGGCTTCTCCGGCGAGTTCACGCCCGCAGAAGACGGTCCGTTCGGTGACGGCGTCGGTCAGTACGTCGTCTTCGCGGCCGTCAACGAGACCAGTGACACGGCGCCGGAAATGGTGACCGACGAGAACCTCACGCCGAGCGGCGATACCGTCATCGTCGGCGCCGAGGCGCTCACCGTCCAGGATACGAACTCGGAGACCACGCACGTCGACGGGAGCGAACCTGGCGACGACGTCACCTTCGACGCCGATGCGATGGTCGGCGCGGACGGCAGCGTCCACCACACGATCGCCCTCTATCACGAGGAGACGTTCGCCCAGTCCGGAACGTTGATCAACCTCACCGCGCCGCTCGACGCCGACTTCTCCACGGACGACGTCTCCGTCGAACCGGAACTCTCCGGTGTGAACGGGAACGTTACGCTCCAGAACGTCGACTGGCTCGAGGGCGCGTCGGCGTCCACGACCGGGTCGAGCACCGACGTGGTCAGTTACCTCGGCGCGCAATCCGACGCCGCCGCGACCGAGGAGGGGACCCTCCTCGACGGCGCCGCCGTAACGAAAGTCGCGGGTAACGTCTCGGAGGAGCTCACGGTCGAGACCCGCGGTAACTGGACCGAGGGTGACTACCGCTGGATCCACGTCGCCGGGACCGACGGTGGCGAACTCGCCACCGACACGGGAACGGTCACCATCGAGGAGTCGGGTGGCGGCGGTGGCATCCCGCCGGCGCCGCCGGGTGGCGGCGGTGACGCGGACATCTCGCTCACCGACACTGGCGTGTCGACGACGTCCGCCGATCTCGGCGAGTCCTACGAGATCACCGCGACGTACGAGAACACCGGCGACGCCTCCGGGTCGCACGTCGCCGAACTCACGCGCGACGGGTCCACCGTCGAGACGAAAGTCGTCTCCCTCGACGCCGGCGAGACGACGACCGTGACGTTCAGTGACTCGCGAGATAGTGCGGGGACGTACGACTACGCCGTCGACGGGACGAGCGCCGGGTCCGTCGTCGTCGGCGGCGAGGCCTCGTTCGCGGTCAGTGATGCAGCCGTCAGCGACACCGACGTGGACGTCGGCGACACCGTCACCGTGACGGCGACCGTCGAGAACACCGGCGCGACCGACGGCACCTACACCGCGGAACTGCGCGTCGACGGCTCGGTGGAGGACACCACCGAGATCACGCTCGGCGCCGGCGAGTCCGGCACGGTCACCTTCGAGTACGCCTTCGCCGACACGGGCACCTACGACGTGTCCGTCGGCGACGCGTCGGCCGGCACCGTCGAGGTCAGCGAGGCCGGCGGCGACGGCATCCCCGGCTTCGGACCGCTCGCCGCGCTCGTCGCGATGGCGGCGACGCTCGCGGTCGCACGCCGCCGGGCGAACTAA
- a CDS encoding ABC transporter permease: MADGSNPADGGRPGSDDGAGGDRSGRDRSDERDTVGNGDRSGREPANRGGPGGDVPANARLGARSVAVVGLAVDALRYERLRSTAAIVGVALAVVSIVLLGGAGAGVLETGQSQFDAADRDLWITGESVGLTTAGGGGLEPTIQDAHTLSAALEGRDDVRNAVPMGFQTLYVGTEPDELDTVVASGVPGGGSSVSIEAGSGFTGSDTHYANGTYEGPRTGQAIVDGRMAERLNLSVGDTIYVGGSIASARETTYEVVGVSDTFASFLGTSTVTIRLSELQSLTGGAGTDDATLLTVTVADGADPEAVERAIESEYPEYEVRTNDEQLRAIVGDQAAVLVGAGVLVVLAVVTGAALSITLFALSVYQHRRAYRTLAAIGVSRRTIVGVVAIRGLLLGVLGWLVGAALSVPAIRGLNAVVSWVVGYDGLVVATPLAVAVAAVVAIGIGTLAATVAAWRLPRVA, encoded by the coding sequence GTGGCTGACGGATCGAACCCGGCCGACGGCGGGAGGCCGGGGTCGGACGACGGCGCGGGCGGCGACCGTTCCGGGCGCGACCGTAGCGACGAGCGTGATACGGTCGGGAACGGCGACCGTTCCGGGCGCGAACCCGCCAACCGTGGCGGCCCCGGCGGGGACGTACCCGCGAACGCGAGACTGGGGGCTCGATCCGTCGCGGTCGTCGGACTCGCCGTCGATGCCCTCCGGTACGAGCGACTGCGGAGCACTGCGGCGATCGTCGGCGTGGCGCTCGCCGTCGTGTCGATCGTCCTGCTGGGCGGTGCGGGGGCGGGCGTCCTCGAGACGGGCCAGTCGCAGTTCGACGCGGCGGATCGCGACCTCTGGATCACCGGCGAGTCGGTCGGCCTGACGACGGCCGGGGGCGGCGGGCTGGAGCCGACGATCCAGGACGCACACACCCTCTCCGCCGCCCTCGAGGGGCGAGACGACGTCCGGAACGCGGTCCCGATGGGCTTTCAGACCCTCTACGTGGGGACGGAGCCCGACGAACTGGACACCGTCGTCGCCTCCGGCGTGCCCGGCGGCGGCTCGTCCGTCTCGATCGAGGCGGGATCGGGATTCACCGGGTCCGACACGCACTACGCGAACGGGACTTACGAGGGTCCACGAACCGGCCAGGCGATCGTCGACGGCCGGATGGCGGAGCGATTGAACCTCTCCGTCGGCGACACGATCTACGTCGGCGGCTCGATCGCCTCCGCGCGCGAGACGACGTACGAGGTAGTGGGGGTCTCCGATACCTTCGCGTCGTTCCTCGGAACGTCCACGGTGACCATCCGCCTGAGCGAACTGCAGTCGCTCACCGGCGGCGCGGGCACGGACGACGCGACGCTACTCACGGTGACCGTCGCCGACGGCGCGGACCCGGAGGCGGTCGAACGGGCGATCGAGTCCGAGTACCCCGAGTACGAGGTTCGAACGAACGACGAACAGCTCCGTGCCATCGTGGGCGACCAGGCGGCCGTCCTCGTCGGCGCCGGCGTCCTCGTCGTCCTCGCGGTGGTGACGGGCGCGGCGCTCTCGATCACCCTGTTCGCGCTCTCGGTGTATCAGCACCGCCGGGCCTACCGAACCCTCGCGGCGATCGGCGTCTCCCGCCGGACGATCGTCGGCGTCGTCGCCATCCGAGGGCTGCTGCTGGGCGTACTCGGGTGGCTCGTCGGGGCTGCACTGTCGGTGCCGGCGATCCGCGGGTTGAACGCGGTCGTGTCGTGGGTCGTCGGGTACGACGGTCTGGTGGTCGCGACGCCGCTCGCGGTCGCCGTCGCCGCGGTCGTCGCGATCGGTATCGGGACGCTCGCCGCGACCGTCGCCGCGTGGCGACTCCCGCGCGTTGCGTAA